The Neodiprion lecontei isolate iyNeoLeco1 chromosome 2, iyNeoLeco1.1, whole genome shotgun sequence genome segment CAGACCAAAGGGTAAAACTCACGTCAACTGAGATCCGAAACCATAGTGCGACAGCATATCCTTTGCTCTTCTAACGAGGGACGTGTCTCTGCAGGAGTGATAGTGAAGTCCTGCTCCCAAAGCGTGGGCCGCTGCCCGAAGGGCCCGACCGATTAGTTGTTTTCTATCCGAATTAAATTCCTGGAATTTAGAATTATTCAAAGTTGAAACGATCCGTTTTTCAGAAATGTGATTCAATTGAGAACGGAACGTTTCATCTCTTCaagctaaaaaaatttgaatccaaTTTTGCAGCTCACTTTGAATTCATCGTATCTGCCGCCAACGATGCACAACTTAAGAGGAAATGGTTCGGTTTCACCTTCGTAAGTTTCGTTCTTAGGGTTATTTTCTCTTTTGCGGCAATCCCTGAGAGCTTTGATCGCGTTATCGTCGAAACTCATTCTCATTGCGCTTCGAGCAATGGTCAGACATTCTTCCAACGTCGCCCAAAGCTCCTCAGGCTTTGAGAGATCCAACATCATCAAAAGCGTGGTATGATGCGGGGAATGGGTCAATGCCGATCCGGTCATTGCGGCTGAGAGGAGCGATGACGTCAGGGGACCGACCTCCCAAACGTGGACCACGTCTTTAACCTGCCATAATTACCACTGGATACATAATGTTAAGGATGTAGGGACCCTGGACCGTCAAAATCAAGTTGGGTGAAGAGAAAAAggcgtttgaaaaatttcaagcgataTTACTTGTGCCAATAGTCCTAAGCACGCGTAGAGTAACAAGGGTACACTACTCATACTTCCAAGACATAAACCTTTTTCTAGAACGTTTGAGGGCGAGGGATGTCCCCACTCCGACCGACTTCATCGATCACCGGATCGTTTAGTTACCCTACGTTATCGATTGCCCGATAATTCCGTGCTCTACCTGATGGGCGCTTTGCCCTGCTTTACCCTTTTTTAACGCTCAACAGGCAAAATTCCTCAGAATTGCGCTCTGCCTTACCACAGTTTCAACTTTGATCGAACAAAATCCCAGAACTGCATTAGTGACATGCGTACATCATTGAGCAAGGTAGAGGGATTTTGCCCGATGAGGTTTAAAACATGAGTAAGGGAAGGTGAATTGCCAATAAAGTAGATCAACGAAGTTATCGGACGATCAATAACGGTGGACAACAAAACGATCCAATGATCGATAAAGTTCGTCAAAGTGGGGACATCCCCCACCCTGGAACGTTCTATAAAGATTTGTGTCTAGACTGGAGGGAGCGTCGGTGACGTAGGGATTCATATCAGGATCTCTCCTTGCTACTTTACTCGAGTACTaacacgaatgaaacaatTTCCGTATAATGTGTAACAAAGCTGAATAGGTATGAGTAGATTCGGTAAACACAAACTAAGATAGTAACAAGTGGGGAAAAGGTTATGTAATGGGaaggtttaaaattattaaactgtGGCATTTTTCATCCGATTCCTGTTTTTGGGCTCATTTTCTTCAGTACAGAGATATCCAGAGATAACCTGATAAAAGTTTGGCTAATATTTAACTTCCGAGTGGATAAAAGATACAATATTATTGAATCTTGGTGAGCGGTCATAGAAATGTAAAACGTATTttcgttaacgtttcggcccggatatgggccctcctcagaacgattaatttttttatttaactgtcaaggacaaaaaatttttttataatataaaaaatatacaataagaCATTAATTACTATAGATGTAAAACTATTGAAGCTATTCTCTATTGTAGGATAGTGGGTACATATTAAATATCTGTTATGGTTATAAAGTGATAAAACTTGAAGAGTAATTTACCTTTTATAGGAAGGAGGATTAATATACAGTCAGAATCGTAAAATACAATTTGGCGAGCGCAGGTTCTTCAAATAAATGACAATAATCGTTGTCAGCTTCTCCAATTGTTAAAAGTATAGttgttaaaaatatggaagtaattaattaaaaaaactgtgTATCTTCACTGTCTATAAGTCAATGTATTAAAAAGTTTTAGAGAAAGGGTTTATGGTAGTTGAAATAGTTTAAAACAATGTCCAAACGGTGGTACTGGTACCATTATGATCCTGTCCTCCATGTCCgaacaatttttgttaaacCGTTTGAGTCAACTGGTAAACACCGACTGATGggagaatcaaatatgaccaagagtgaaggtgaacaagtataaacaattataaaaacatGTGGCATGGGGACAACAAATTTATGTACTTATttaaggttaaacaatgtGTGCTGTGTGGGAGGTAATCagcggtttgtaaatattgctaaGATGTTCAACGTCTTGTTTAAGATTAACGGAATTTGGGTGTCCtgcaatattgcacatttctagtaGTAACCGTTTATAGTAATTGGGAATTTGGGTGTCCtgcaatattgcacatttctagtagtaaccgtttataataattgggttcttcacaaaggatgtttgcATTGTCATAGTTGAAAGAATGTTCTTTTTTGATCACATGTTTAGTTAGAGCAGTATGTCGATCCTCATTATCTTGTACATTGCGTTGATGTTCTTTGAATCTAGTGTCTAGATGGCGGCCAGTTTGACCAATATAAACTTGATTGCAATCGTTGCAGggtattttgtaaacaacGTTGGATCGTTTGCCCATAGGGATCCCATCTTTTCCCGAATCAAAGACAAGTTGTaggtcttttgaattttttcccacaaacTTGACATTGTATTTGGTAAATAACCTATTCAATGACTCAAAGAGACCCGATACATATGGGATGGGAATAAATGTAGTGGCTGGTCTATTGTTTTCGCTGCGGAagcagagtcaatattatCGTCTAGTAGGTCCTTGATATGGAAGCGTCTcttatttatatgtttgtgTAAAAGGCCATGTGGATAGTCGTTCCAtcttaaaatattatatatgagtgacaaatttttttcatagaatTCTAATTTGATAGTTTGATGGCTCGGTCAACAAGATTAAAGATGGTACCTATCTTGTATGACATCGGGTGgtgagaattaaaattcaagtaTCTTTGAGACCAAGTTTTCTTGTGGAACCAATCTGTTTTGATTTTAGAGTTGTTATGTATCAGTAGTAAATCCAGGAAATTGATggcattattattttctatttcgatGGTGAATTGTAATCGTGGATGAtattggttgaaaatattcagtgtgtagtctattttttctttagggACTGCAGTTGAGATATCGTCAACATATCGGAAATAGAAgggtaaatcaaaatttagATTGCTGATACAtgacctttctaggtcttccATCACCAGATCAGACAGGATTGGAGAGAGAGGGGATCCCATGGGCAACCCGAATTGTTGTGCGTATGTGTCgttgttaaatttaaagaTTGCCGAATCAGAACAAATGTTTAAGGCTTTAACCAGTTCAGTAAGTGGGATTGGAATCTTTTTATCTAGAGAGGCCCAACGGTTTTTTACTGCGAGCATAGCGAGATCTATAGGTACATTAGTAAATAGAGATACCACATCTAGTGATATTAGAATATAATTATCTGGAATAatcagtttatttattttttcaaccaatgtAAAGCTATCTTTGACTCTGGAGGTAGGGGGGTGATATTTGTGGTGAGCCATGAATTAATTAGGTTAGATAATGCGTAAGTCGGGCTATTAACAAAAGAAACTATAATTCGTAGTGGGCTTCCTTCATTATGGATTTTAGGGAGCCCATATGCACGTGGGGGAACACTGTTATAGGTAGCGATGCTTCTGTGTATGCTTTTGTTTATTAGTTTGGAATTGAACCATTTGAAGGTGAGTTTATTCACCCTAGTCTGTAGGGTATTGCAGAGGTCGTATCTAGCAATTCTATAGATGTTAGTGTCCGAAAGCTGTTGTCGCATTTTGTTATTGTAAGTGTTCTGTGCATGGCTACTGACGTATTGCCTTTATCTGCTTTTAAAAACATGATGTTCGGGTTGTTTTTAAAACAGTGTTCATGGCTCACCACAAATATCACCCCCCCTACCTCCAGAGTCAAATATAGCTTTacattggttgaaaaaataaataaactgatTATTCCAGATAATTATATTCTAATATCACTAGATGTGGTATCTCTATTTACTAATGTACCTATAGATCTCGCTATGCTCGCAGTAAAAAACCGTTGGGCCTCTCTAGATAAAAAGATTCCAATCCCACTTACTGAACTGGTTAAAGCCTTAAACATTTGTTTTGATTCGGCAAtctttaaatttaacaacGACACATACGCACAACAATTCGGGTTGCCCATGGGATCCCCTCTCTCTCCAATCCTGTCTGATCTGGTGATggaagacctagaaaggtcaTGCATCAGCAATctaaattttgatttacccTTCTATTTCCGATATGTTGACGATATCTCAACTGCAGTccctaaagaaaaaatagactacacactgaatattttcaaccaataTCATCCACGATTACAATTCACCatcgaaatagaaaataataatgccATCAATTTCCTGGATTTACTACTGATACATAACAACTCTGAAATCAAAACAGATTGGTTCCACAAGAAAACTTGGTCTCAAAGAtacttgaattttaattctcacCACCCGATGTCATACAAGATAGGTACCATCTTTAATCTTGTTGACCGAGCCATCAAACTATCAAATATAGAattccatgaaaaaaatttgtcactcatatataatattttaagaTGGAACGACTATCCACATGGCCTTTTAcacaaacatataaataagAGACGCTTCCATATCAAGGACCTACTagacaataatattgactctgTTTCCGCAGCGAAAACAATAGACCAGCCACTACATTTATTCCCATCCCATATGTATCGGGCCTCTTTGAGTCATTGAATAGGTTATTTACCAAATACAATGTCAAgtttgtgggaaaaaattcaaaagacctACAACTTGTCTTTAATTCGGGAAAAGATAGGATCCCTATGGGCAAACGTTCGAATgttgtttacaaaataccCTGTAACGATTGCGATCAAGTGTATATCGAACAAACTGGCCGCCATCTAGACACTAGAATTAAAGAACATAAACGCAATGTACAAGACAATGAGGATCGACATACTGCTCTAACCAAACATGTGACCAAAAAACAACATACTTTTAACTATGACAATgcaaacatcctttgtgaagaacccaattattataaacggttactactagaaatgtgcaatattgtaggaCACCCAAATTCCGTTAATCTTAAACAAGACGTTGAACATCttagcaatatttacaaaccgctGATTACCTCCCACACAGCACacattgtttaaccttaactaaGTACATAAATTTGTTGTCCCCAGGCCACatgtttttataattgtttatacttgttcaccttcactcttggtcatatttgattctcccatcagtcgttgTTTACCAGTTGACTCAAACGgtttaacaaaaattgttcGGACATGGAGAACAGGATCATAATGATACCAGTACCACCGTTTGGACATTGTTTTAAACTATTTCAACTACCATAAACCCTTTCTCTAAAACTTTTTAATACATTGACTTATAGACAGTGAAGATAcacagtttttttaattaattacttccatatttttaacaaCTATACTTTTAACAATTGGAGAAGCTGACAACGATTATTGTCATTTATTTGAAGAACCTGCGCTCGCCAAATTGTATTTTACGATTCTGACTGTATATTAATCCTCCTTCCTATAAAAGGTAAATTACTCTTTAAGTTTTATCACTTTATAACCATAACAGATATTTAATATGTACCCACTATCCTACAATAGAGAATAGCTTCAATAGTTTTACGTCTATAGTAATTAATGtcttattgtatattttttatattataaaaaaattttttgtccttgacagttaaataaaaaaattaatcgttctgaggagggcccatatccgggccgaaacgttaacgaaAATACGTTTTACATTTCTATGACCGCTCACCAAGattcaataatatattatctacgaggtcgagaattcttaccCTTCACGACAAAAGATACAGTTGTGTAAGTAAGTACGGTACAACAAATGTTCGTCAGTAATTACATTTACGCGCTATAACTATGCTATAATACAAGATTTATCaaagttttttaaaacaatttatgGGGATTTAATAAGGGAAAAAAGTAAGCCCAAAAACGttgaaatcgaatgaaaaaaaaaacagacttCAATCATTCTAAACGTTCTGATtatgaaaccttttcttaGATTGTCAGCATCTTAGATTGTGTTATTCTAAGTTACTCACAATTATTTCTATTACATTTCCGAAATAATCTTTTATTCGTGTTCACTATCTCCAGGCCAAATAAAATTGCTGAGGATTTTTTACACgcttatttctctttttcgaaTTGTTGATTTAGACGGTGCAGACCATGCAGTAAAACTCCAAACGTTTTCGGTTCGTGTAAGATTTTGACAATACGTCAGATTTCATACAAATTTATTGCTATCCTGCATGTTTGGATTTATTGTACGCGGTAAGTTTCAATCGATATTTGTTCAATTAAAGTCGAAAACTGGCATTATTCGAAACAAACTTTGTGCCACACCTCTCATCAAACTTTCAAATCGTTTCACAGCTATAATCCTGGCAGCATAGAAATCAACAATTGCTAATTTGGAGTTTAGTGATTAATTATCAAGTTGTGCCACTTGCTTGCAATTGTAAATATTCAGATACATTTGTAACTATCGTGCAATTCTTGAACACCCGATTTGAtctttctttcgcaaaatttgaaCTTTTGTGATGGGAGATAATGTGATTTTAATTTAGGAACATAAAAAACTGGTAATGTTTACATAATTATAGATAATTCATGGCAAATTTCAATGAGTCGCGATCAACGAGGTGTGGTTCATTACACCTTATAACAACCACATTTCTAATCAAAATAAAAGATTAtcatatttttctcaattttactTTGAAATACGAGTAACTTGCTGTGAAAAAACTCTGATACGATATGCCAGCCCTTGCGGAAAATCGTTGCTTGAGGctattaattgattatattgAGTATGACTTGCATCTtatatttgttacaaaatGCATGCATATCATTATTTTGGACGCATTTTTATATTGCTGTGGTTATTGTCGTATCTATAATGCTTACTAAGCTTTTTCCAGCCTTTCGTCCGAACGAATAATCCATAGCAATGGTTGCCTTGGgcgattcttctttttccaaaaACCGGTAAACCATCGTAGTTTTTCCCTGAAATTACTATCGCATTATGGAATTTCGATTACACCGTCTTGACAACATCAATCAAAACATGGGCGTTTGGATCAGAGTTAATAAGCAATTTcctactaaaaatattcaagtacACATCatatacgtaaaaataaaacttgtaggtaattttttctcttttctcgaGCCACCCATATTTCTCCTTCTGTTAATCGTCTGTAAGAAAATTTCCGGCAAGAATTTAACATAACGTCGTGTAATTTAATTACACTCCGCACTGGCTCAATGAATGTGGAATAATCGATTTGAAACAATGAAGGTGTGCCTTTTCAAACGTTTTTAAAAGCACCCCATCATGCTTTCCCTTCCCCCTTTGAATCCATAGTATCCAGGGTTGTGGGCTCGACGTTGAAACCGATCGATAGACGAATATACGGAGCCGTATGAGTCGATCAGCTTTAAGGCCAGGCTACTGCTGCTTCGactgttaattttttcataaaaaactTAATCACCGCAGTGtgtaaattaaacaaaaatttctcgaaCTGAATTTTGCACCTGGTAGGGACAAGCTTGTTTGTTAAAGGTAAActctaaaaaattttgaaaacaaagagaataataaaaacataaTGATCACAATGGTAGTTGATTTGAAATCGGTAGAAAGAAACGATATTGATTCAAGACAAGAAAGAATAcgtctatatttttttttttttttttttctgagagTTATGTTGATTTCACAAATTTAAACATGAATTAATGTTTGGAAAATTCATAACTCGTGAACCAGTTGAggtacaatttattttttaatcttggATTCAAATTTCTACATAGTCAGAATTCGACCAACAAAAATCGAGCGAATCATACACTTCGACTCAAAATCTTATTCGCATTCAAATTTTACGCCCCATGGGAACTCTTGCGGTAGTCGAGGCGATTACTGACTAATGCCACGGCGTCTGATCACTCACCCATAAAACTGTATCTCATATTATATATCAACTCGCCCGACTATTCATGCGCGAGGGTATTTGTCTAACCTTGAAGTTGCTGTTTCCACCACTTACCACTCCTTTGCTTCCTATAATGATAATAGATCGTTCGTGAGTAATCGAACGATCGGTCTTCCGcttattttcatcttctaAAGATAGTCGGAGTGCCATTTCCCTCATACTTTCCTCTCTAAACGAAACACAAGACATAAAACATGCGTAATAACGAGTGAAGTTATATTAACGCTGCTGCAGTGTCATATTGGCATAATGGTCCTAGAATTCAGAATTACGCTTTCTGGCGGCGGTAAATATGCAACACTAATTGCGTCATATTCAATGATGAAAGTGGTTTTTTCTCATGTGTTTTACTCTACATTGACTTAACGTCAGTAAATGAAAGTCCAACAAGCTGCACAGTGCTTCCTGCGGTTTCATATCTCCTATGTTTGCTTAAAATGATCAGCTGATTGCAATTTCCGACGCCATATTGTCCTAACCACGCTTACATCAGGGATCTTAATACATTCAATTGGAAACTGACGTAGAATAATTTAATCGCGAGGTTGAAGGTCGTTTATAAGAATTATATCGCTATTTTCCATCTCTTCGGAAAGGTTCGAAGTTCgtgaaaaaatcgtaaatgATGAtggtacaaaaaaagaaaaattaaccCTGTGATAAAATGAATGTATAACTTCATAATTGCTTTTTGGAAAGTTCTaagaaataaatcatattTTCGGACACTATAGCAAAATTCAgcattattttaaattcagaTCACAAGAAACATTTTCGAGTTTTCGATCAGAACTCATGTATTCTATCGGATTCTCATGTTTCGTTTTACTGAAGATCTGATAAAATTGGAATTCTGATATTTCTGTGTATTTTTAAAGGTTATTGCACCATGAAACATTGGAATCATTTTctgagagaagaaagaaatttttaggaAACAGataaaactgatttttttcattttcaataacACTAGAATTACGAAAACTTGTCAGAAATTATCTCGACTCGCAAAGGGTACAATTACCTTTATATTCAGGTAATCTGAACTtgcaaaatattgtaattcaCGTAATAACACGAACTTCAATCTCATAAGTAAAACAAGTTATACAGAACCCGCGTAATCTCATTTATTGGTAAATATACGGACTGCATTTAGGATAATAATCAATACGACGTAACAATTACAAGACTCACGTCGCGTCCATGATGATAAATGCTGATAAATTATTCCGTAACTGTTTATACTGATAAAAGTAGAAAGTAAATCATCCGACACGTCTATCCGTCGACGAGCTCGAAGGTTGAGCTTTTGTTTGCCCGAAAAGCGTTGCCATAGCATCGCAACGTCGGCGACATTTTGTATACGATAATGACTATATGCATGTCTATCGCATAAGCAATTTGTATGAAACATGGCCTTGGGAATCCACGAGGAAAGAACCAACAAGCGAAAGGTGGTCGGTGGAACAACCACTCATATTGTATCCAAGGACTTTAAAAGATTTCACAGAATTTCCGATGATTTCGATGAGATTCtagaaaatttcaatagatctaAGAATATTTGAGGCATTCCATgtgatttcaatgatttcgcTAAATGTCACAGGATTTCGAAGGATTTTACGCGATTTCAAAGATATTAGGTAATTTCAAGACTTCCCGGATCTCGGAGATTTTATGTAATGCAGTTTTGAATATCTTAGGAAATTCGAGGAGTTCAAGAGGTTTCAGataatttcacattatttcacaAGATTTCGAAGGATTTCAGATATTTCAAGtgttttcaaagatttcaaaggATTACAAGACTTTAGAGATTTTAAATGATTTCTGGGATTCGAAGAACTTCGGATACTTTACAAATTTTAGATGCTATCACAAGATTTTGCGTAATCGCAGATGATTTGACGGGATTTCAGAAGATTTCAGagaattgaaatgatttcagATGATCTCACGAGTGGCATAAACCAGGTTTCAAGGGTGGTTAACCTCTCaccgacaaaaatttcaatgtttgagacagaaataattatttatatttttataataactgtaagctatatttattttcatagtGTATAATCAGATTGAAGAAGTTGCAGTAACAATACCAAGACACTGTAGTGAAACGGTGAATTGGCCTTGGAAATGCAGCCAAGTGCAGCTTTCGACAGGTTTTACATGTAATACGTTATTACAACATCCGAACTCTATACGGTCGCATTGCCATGAAAATGTAAATAGTTGGATGGCTGCAATCAATACCCTGCATTATTGAGGGTAACACGACGAGTCAATGCTTCTCAATTgtttattgaataataaataacgaagaaaattgTCTTCCGGTGAATGAACAGACTCCATATGGCTTGTCACAATGCGGCGACAGCAACGGCAACATGATTGCAATATTATTAAAAGCTTGTATCTTACAGAACATGTGTTtactatatattatgtatattctTAAAGTCATTTTTTAAGTGTCTACACCAACGTTACGTGTGTAAGTAAGTGTAACGCATAATTCTTTCAGTATTTTTATCATACTATCAATAACGATATCGCTCAATCGGTTATGTACAAGATGGACTAGACAAACACAACATTGGAATGCTCAGGCAGTATTTCCACTGTTCGTTAATAGTCGCTTAAAATTACTTAACAAttagggtgcttttttttGAAGCAACATGTTTTCCGCTCCTATCAGTCAAACTTGTTGATatatagaaagaaaatttacgaGGATAGACAGACATTACTTATgcaattttagtttttcttaCATTGTCACGACTTAACCGCTTTTAACAATAAAGACTTAATCCTACCTAGAAACATTTTGTAGAGAATTAAACTCTATGGATAAACGTGTgtagaatttttattgttaaatcGATAGTTCAGCCACTAAAGAAGTTTAAACATGAATTCTTATATAAAATGAACTTTCGAGGTTTTAACGTTTAACgcttttgaagaaaattctaCCCTCTAAAAATGCTTCGAGGATTAAGTTCGTATAATGAAATGCGTCTgaatggtaaattttttttaaacaattagTGAAATCTTTACAATGTTAatcaaatggaaaaatttgaaattccgagccacctttcaaaattgaatttgaaggATAACCTactgcatttttattttttatttttattaagtattagtttttcatttgggagcgaaaaaaaatgttgctcCATAAAAAAACACCCTAATAACAATATGGAAGTaagtatatacattttttacattaatatTTATACTGTTTGCATACGTGCACGTTTCTCAAGATGGAGGCTTTTTGCATAGACAATAAGTTTGATTTCACGGTCAACATGCATGTTaagaataattcaaatatgTAAACTATAGTATAACAAGTACGTTGACAAActtaaacaaaatattttataaattgtttaaatttcaatatttcgtatCGCAGAGCGATAACAATATGCAAAATTGTTCgaatatacaatttttatcgcaTATTAACTAGACCCATCCACCTTGATGCTATTTTGAAATGTACCTACAttttccacaaaaaaaaaaaaaaaaaacacttccatttaaagaattga includes the following:
- the LOC107223622 gene encoding cytoplasmic dynein 2 light intermediate chain 1 isoform X4, giving the protein MVYRFLEKEESPKATIAMDYSFGRKAGKSLVKDVVHVWEVGPLTSSLLSAAMTGSALTHSPHHTTLLMMLDLSKPEELWATLEECLTIARSAMRMSFDDNAIKALRDCRKRENNPKNETYEGETEPFPLKLCIVGGRYDEFKEFNSDRKQLIGRALRAAAHALGAGLHYHSCRDTSLVRRAKDMLSHYGFGSQLTKGVCIDYEKPLLVPVGLDSFTQIGLNFGQGRNAHILESIKQMYVTHIPQTTKENENPQDLEDPANDPNFREPIIDRLRAQREEVKRKEIGILLQEMLEGRALKIPIPEPM
- the LOC107223622 gene encoding cytoplasmic dynein 2 light intermediate chain 1 isoform X1; the protein is MSCVSFREESMREMALRLSLEDENKRKTDRSITHERSIIIIGSKGVGKTTMVYRFLEKEESPKATIAMDYSFGRKAGKSLVKDVVHVWEVGPLTSSLLSAAMTGSALTHSPHHTTLLMMLDLSKPEELWATLEECLTIARSAMRMSFDDNAIKALRDCRKRENNPKNETYEGETEPFPLKLCIVGGRYDEFKEFNSDRKQLIGRALRAAAHALGAGLHYHSCRDTSLVRRAKDMLSHYGFGSQLTKGVCIDYEKPLLVPVGLDSFTQIGLNFGQGRNAHILESIKQMYVTHIPQTTKENENPQDLEDPANDPNFREPIIDRLRAQREEVKRKEIGILLQEMLEGRALKIPIPEPM
- the LOC107223622 gene encoding cytoplasmic dynein 2 light intermediate chain 1 isoform X2; this encodes MDATEESMREMALRLSLEDENKRKTDRSITHERSIIIIGSKGVGKTTMVYRFLEKEESPKATIAMDYSFGRKAGKSLVKDVVHVWEVGPLTSSLLSAAMTGSALTHSPHHTTLLMMLDLSKPEELWATLEECLTIARSAMRMSFDDNAIKALRDCRKRENNPKNETYEGETEPFPLKLCIVGGRYDEFKEFNSDRKQLIGRALRAAAHALGAGLHYHSCRDTSLVRRAKDMLSHYGFGSQLTKGVCIDYEKPLLVPVGLDSFTQIGLNFGQGRNAHILESIKQMYVTHIPQTTKENENPQDLEDPANDPNFREPIIDRLRAQREEVKRKEIGILLQEMLEGRALKIPIPEPM
- the LOC107223622 gene encoding cytoplasmic dynein 2 light intermediate chain 1 isoform X3 gives rise to the protein MSCVSFREESMREMALRLSLEDENKRKTDRSITHERSIIIIGSKGVGKTTMVYRFLEKEESPKATIAMDYSFGRKAGKSLVKDVVHVWEVGPLTSSLLSAAMTGSALTHSPHHTTLLMMLDLSKPEELWATLEECLTIARSAMRMSFDDNAIKALRDCRKRENNPKNETYEGETEPFPLKLCIVGGRYDEFKEFNSDRKQLIGRALRAAAHALGAGLHYHSCRDTSLVRRAKDMLSHYGFGSQLTKGVCIDYEKPLLVPVGLDSFTQIGLNFGQGRNAHILESIKQMYVTHIPQTTKENENPQDLEDPANDPNFREPIIDRLRAQREEEIGILLQEMLEGRALKIPIPEPM